One Buteo buteo chromosome 5, bButBut1.hap1.1, whole genome shotgun sequence DNA window includes the following coding sequences:
- the LOC142031665 gene encoding LOW QUALITY PROTEIN: gamma-crystallin D-like (The sequence of the model RefSeq protein was modified relative to this genomic sequence to represent the inferred CDS: substituted 2 bases at 2 genomic stop codons) has product MAKSLDCFVQSRQNKASFQILSSVTGVTFVLLQITFFEDRNFEACLCEATTDQPDLRAHLNCCNSAKVETGCWIYECPNYVGHQHCLRKGEYPDYQHWMGFNDSIRSCIITSIQEHSWLQLYERNDFRGGLLEFMDNCTSLQGDFYYKDIQSCNVLEGSWVFYEXPHIXEQQYLLQPGEHRLFTDWGAMTAEVGSFQPTVDTS; this is encoded by the exons ATGGCAAAG TCTTTGGATTGTTTTGTACAATCTAGGCAAAACAAAGCCAGCTTTCAAATACTTTCCAGTGTGACTGGGgttacttttgttttattgcagaTCACTTTCTTTGAGGACAGAAACTTTGAGGCCTGCCTCTGTGAAGCCACCACAGACCAGCCAGACCTGCGTGCCCACCTCAACTGCTGCAACTCTGCCAAGGTAGAAACTGGCTGCTGGATCTATGAATGTCCCAACTACGTAGGCCATCAGCACTGCCTGAGGAAGGGAGAATATCCTGACTACCAGCACTGGATGGGCTTCAATGACTCCATTAGGTCTTGTATCATCACATCA ATCCAGGAGCACAGCTGGCTACAGCTCTATGAGAGGAACGACTTCAGAGGTGGGTTGTTGGAGTTCATGGATAACTGCACTTCTCTCCAGGGTGACTTTTACTACAAGGACATCCAGTCTTGTAATGTACTTGAAGGAAGCTGGGTTTTCTATGAATAGCCACACATCTGAGAACAGCAGTACCTCCTGCAGCCTGGTGAACACAGATTATTCACTGACTGGGGTGCCATGACTGCAGAAGTTGGATCCTTCCAACCAACAGTGGATACTTCCTAA